TTTTGCAAAACCACTGCGCTGCAGGCACCTCGGAAAATGCTCGTAGAAACCACCTTTGAGCAGGTGCCTATGAAGTTTTGCGAGATTGTGCTGCGGAATGGCGGGAAAAAGATGGTGTTCGATATGATAGTTGAAATTCGCCTGGTACATAAGCCATTTCTCAAACCAATTAGGGACTGTCGTCCGGGCGAGCGGCATCATGGCCCGCTCCCGTCCGTCCTCGTAAAGTGGATAATCCTCGGGCTGATGCTCCGCGATGGTGCGTATAATATTCAGGGCGATTGCCACGGCAGCAATGGGATAACCCCATAACAGAATGTAGAGATACCATCGTCCCGTGACAATGCAGAGTGCAAACAGCAAGCCGTTGAAGATGATGGTCACCATCGGCGCTAACCAGGAAGGCGACAGCGAGTTACCCGATGCTTTCTTTCGAGCCAGACCACCATATTTGTCAGCCGCCAGCCACACTCCCATGCCACCGCTCAGCGCCTTTACCATTACCCACGCGAGCGCCCGGAAGCCCTTGATCGGCTCGCGATAGGGGTAACCATCCTCATCCTTTTCTGTACCCAGATGTGCATGGTGGCTCATGTGGCGTAGTCGATACGCGCCGACTGACATCCCGACAGGCGCGGCAAAGAATATATCGCACCAGATATCGTTTTTGCGGCGGCTGGAGAAGAGGTGGAAATGCGACGCTTCGTGAACCCAAAGCAACATGCCTTGCGTTACCGCGGAGTTAATCAGGAATGGCAGCCATAGCACCCACCAAGGGCCGAAGAGCGCGATCGCCCAAGAGATAACGATCTGAACCCAGACCATCGTCGTCGCCACGATAATTGCGCGCGGTTGAGGCTGTTTCAACGATTCAAGGAAGCTCTGGTCGACAAGCCTTCTCGCTACCTTCATGCATTCATTGAACTGCGCATCCATGCAGTGACCAATCCTATCCATCCGATAACCCTCGAAGAAAGTTATCTACCTTCCTTTGAGCTCTTGCTCCTAACCAGCACATTCATACCGCCACCTTCCGGTATCATCGCCCGTACTTTGTCGGCGTCTTCAGGCAGCTTCCTGCCAGATGCCATTTCATCAATCTCGTAGCCGCCCTGCCAGAGAAGCTCCAACAATCTGTCGAAGTCTCCGGGATTCTCAGCGTAAACATAGGGGGCCAATTCAAGCATTATACGCGGCTGGAACTTTTTGAGAGTCACCGTCGCCCCAAGTAGAACCGCAAGCTCGTTTCCGTCCACGTCAAGTTTTATGAAATCGACCTTGCCGACCCCAAGATCCCGCAATGTTTCGTCCAGCGTGCCGAGCCGCGCGCCCTGTGTCGACATGAGTCGACCGTGGTGTTCGCTATGCAAATCTTCAGCAACTTCGAGCGGCCAGCTTGAATAGACCGCTTCGGGCATCGCTTCGGATGCACTTGCCATAAGCATCATCTGGTAAGCGTCGATTCGCTGGGCGAGCGTCGGGTTGAGCGAAATATTGGCCTTCTGTTTCGCGAATGCATGAGCCGTCGGCTCGAAGGAGATCACCCTGCCGGCTCCGCCCACCAATTGCGCCAGGGGCAACGTATGAGAACCCACATTGGCGCCGATGTCGAGGACTATGTCTCCGTCCCCTATCAGCTCTCTATACCTATCGAGCGTTCTGACCTCGAACCCGCCCAATAGGTAGATCGCGAAATCAACGCCGTCTCTAAGGTCCAGCGACCAATTTATTCCGCGGCGCTTCGTTATGACGGTTGCGGGTAAGCCAACGCAACCCCGGACCAACAAGACAGCTTTGGATAGAGAGCGAGCGATCAGGATTTTGTTGCTGGTGGATAACATTGTCCTCAGGCCGCCTCTAAGTGGTTTTGTGATTGGCGGGCGCTCTTCTTGCAACGACCAGATTGCAATATTGGCCCGCGTTTTTTGGATCAAGGCTCTCGTAATTGAAAGCAGTGCCAGGTGGATCCGCTATGTTGTGGAACTCGAAATTCAGCATCTGTAGGAATTTGGTGAGTTCGGCCGGGTTCACGGACGCTTTCGACAAACCATAAGGCCAGAACTCCATGAATACCCGAATGTCGCGATTCTCCCGCAGGACCCGCTCGGCACCCTGTAGAACGCTCAACTCATATCCCTGAACATCGATTTTGATAAAATCGACCCGCTGCCCTGGCGAAAAGTAATCATCCAGCTTCACCAATGGGACGTCGATGCTCACTCGCCCATCGCCACTATCAAATGTTCGGTGATCGACATTCAGCTCGGCCGAAACATACAGCCTTGTGGTGCCGCTGGCCGCTCCTACCGCGGCGTGTTGCAGGGATACATTCGACAAGCCGGTTACCGTTGCTTCAAGCTTTTCGAAGTTCGCCGGCGCCGGCTCGAAGGCATGGACATGGCCGGTCGTTCCCGTCAGCGCGGAGAACATGCGGGTATATATTCCGATATTTGCACCGATATCTGCGACGATCATGCCCGGCGAAATGAGCTCACGCATCAAAGCGCGCTCACGTCGTTCCGAAACTGCCTTCCATACGGAATAGAGAGGATAATACAGGGCATAACAATGCCGATAGAGCCAATCGGCGAGACGTAGCAAAACCATCCCTACACCTCTTCTTTTGACGTGAGGCGGACCGTGAAGAATGAGGCGAACACCTTGGGCAGCGCGACGCCTATTGCTCTGTCGAGCTTGAAGTAAGGCTTATAAGCCCAGCCAGGCACAGGAAACTTCTTCGATATCCCGCCTGTCACCATATAGGAGAGGGAGGTGAAATAGCTGATCCTTGTCTTCTCAAGGCTATAGCAATCTGCAAGCTCAGCGAGCCAGTCCGGCCGCTGAAAGAAGATCATATGTGGCATAGCCTGATTTGAGGTCGAAAGAGGACCCTGAACGGTATCCAGAACCGGGCGGCGGATACTGAAATCCACCGGCTCATGATGGAGAAGTTTATACATCGGGTAGGATAGCCAAGACAAATAAGGTTCCGTCGCATACACCCTGCCGCCCTTTGTGAGCTTGCGTGTCGCCCCGCGAAGGAACGCAAGGGGATCCTTCAGGTGATGCAGAACATTGGTCATCGTAATCACATCGACGCTATGGTCCGCGATGTCAGGCAACCCAGCGATCTCGTGGCAATCGAAGACAAAGTCCAAATAGTCTAACTTCAGCACATCGGAGGTGATGACATTCGGTAGGAAGCGCTTGAGAGGCGACGTTCCGCTTCCGATTTCCAGAACGGTATTCGTGGCAATATCCGGTTCCTGTCGAAACATCTCCTGGTAGAGCTCGCCATACCAATGCATCAGGTTGGGATTTGCGCTTAGCCGCTCGCGATTTGCCAGCGTTTGAGCAAGATCGGCGTCATAGAGAGTGCTTTCGATTTCCATCGTCAGAGAAACTTTATTCGTCTTGCCGCAAAAGCCAGCATAGCCAACAGAATGGAACCATGGCGCCAACGCGAGATGTTCGTTTCACCGTAGAGTCTTTCTCGATAACCGATCGGAACCTCGACGATCTTAAGGCCCATCCGCGCGGCGCCGAAGATCAGGTCGAAATCACCAAAGGGATCGAAATCACCGAAGTAGGATCTGTTTGCCTGAAGTTTGAGATAATTGGAGCGGCTGATCACCTTGGTTCCGCATAGGGTGTCTTTGTATCTCTGGCCAAGAACGAAGGAGAAAGCCAATGCGAAAAACTTGTTGCCCAGGAGATTGAAGAAACGCATCGCCTCCTTTTCCATGGGATAGACCAAGCGAGTTCCGTTGATGAACTCGCCTTTCCCATCCTTGATGGCGTTGTAGAATTTCGGCAAATCCTCGGGCGGGACCGTCATGTCCGCGTCAAGAATCATCAAGACTTCCTTTGTGGCCAGCGAAAAACCCTTCCTGACGGCGTCGCCTTTACCCTTACCATCCTGTTGGGCAATCAGGATGGTGCGTTCGCCGCCATAGCGCTGTTGCGCTTCTTGGATCGCCTTCCACGTTGCGTCGGTTGAATTGCCTTCGACAAAAATGAGTTCATCATCCGGCCCCATAACCGGCAACCGTTTGACAATATCCTCGATATTTCCTGCCTCGTTTCTCGCTGGAACTACAATTGACACCGACGGCTCGGTTTTCGATGCGGCATCGCCGACCGGCCTCGCAATCGCGATGTTGAGAAGGCAGAGAGTTCGAAAAAGCGGAAGAGGAGCAAGGCAACGGTTAACAAAGCCACTGATAAGTGGGATGTAAACCGGGATTAGAATCTTCTGGTCCAGTCGTATTAATTCGAAGTCTTCGAGCGTCAGAAGATTCTCGACGTCTTCATGGGCAAGCCAATTCGATTCAGGAACCCGCCGGCGCAGGCCGAGCTTAGATGCGAGAGTTGCAAGCGGCCGCCACATGCTGCTGTAATAGGTAAGAACAAGGCGTGTCTCAGGTGAACACAATGCACGTGCCTGAGCGAACATGCTCTGTATGTCTCGTTCGTAATGGATGAGGCCGCTGATGACCAGATAATCAGGTTTGGTGTCAGCGACTTCTTCGATCTTGACGACCTTGTGCTCGTCAAACTCTTTCACAGGTTCAGTCGGTTGCGTTATCGAGCGAAACGTTATCTTGCCCTGAGGAAATTTACCAATCAGCAGAGGCGTCGTCGGATCGATCTCGACCACGGAATTCTGGCCCAAGACAAAGAGGCCAATGTACTTTCTCAATTGAGAATAGAAATAGTCCCGCATAAGTTACCTCGGCGCCAAGCGGTTCAAGCGCCAATGTCCCAGGATGAGGGCTGCAGGCACGACGTACACCACAAAAAAGAGAAAATGAACGGCCGTCGCCAGGAGTAACCCCTCTGAGGGTGAACGCCCTAGCAATACGAATGCCGAAACGACGGATGCATGGAAGGTGCCGACTCCGGATGGTGCAGCTGGGATCATCAGACCCAATCCCCCGGCAAACAACACGAATAACGATTCTTGATAACTCAGCTCGACGCCGACAAACCGGGCGACGAAGATATACGCAAGGGCGTATGCCGAAAGCCACAAAACCAGCGTCAGAAAGGCCGGAACGATGGTCACGGACAGAGATAAGCTTCGTGCGGAATTTCCGATAAAATGAATAACGTGACGGTCAAAGAAATCTTGCAGTCGCAGGAGACCGAAGACGGGCCGCAATATCGGGACAAGCCGATTGCCGAAATTCCTTACCAGA
This Rhizobium sp. NZLR1 DNA region includes the following protein-coding sequences:
- a CDS encoding fatty acid desaturase family protein, which codes for MDAQFNECMKVARRLVDQSFLESLKQPQPRAIIVATTMVWVQIVISWAIALFGPWWVLWLPFLINSAVTQGMLLWVHEASHFHLFSSRRKNDIWCDIFFAAPVGMSVGAYRLRHMSHHAHLGTEKDEDGYPYREPIKGFRALAWVMVKALSGGMGVWLAADKYGGLARKKASGNSLSPSWLAPMVTIIFNGLLFALCIVTGRWYLYILLWGYPIAAVAIALNIIRTIAEHQPEDYPLYEDGRERAMMPLARTTVPNWFEKWLMYQANFNYHIEHHLFPAIPQHNLAKLHRHLLKGGFYEHFPRCLQRSGFAKFIRLSRNRKNDDFSDSVQDALAL
- a CDS encoding FkbM family methyltransferase; this translates as MLSTSNKILIARSLSKAVLLVRGCVGLPATVITKRRGINWSLDLRDGVDFAIYLLGGFEVRTLDRYRELIGDGDIVLDIGANVGSHTLPLAQLVGGAGRVISFEPTAHAFAKQKANISLNPTLAQRIDAYQMMLMASASEAMPEAVYSSWPLEVAEDLHSEHHGRLMSTQGARLGTLDETLRDLGVGKVDFIKLDVDGNELAVLLGATVTLKKFQPRIMLELAPYVYAENPGDFDRLLELLWQGGYEIDEMASGRKLPEDADKVRAMIPEGGGMNVLVRSKSSKEGR
- a CDS encoding FkbM family methyltransferase, with product MVLLRLADWLYRHCYALYYPLYSVWKAVSERRERALMRELISPGMIVADIGANIGIYTRMFSALTGTTGHVHAFEPAPANFEKLEATVTGLSNVSLQHAAVGAASGTTRLYVSAELNVDHRTFDSGDGRVSIDVPLVKLDDYFSPGQRVDFIKIDVQGYELSVLQGAERVLRENRDIRVFMEFWPYGLSKASVNPAELTKFLQMLNFEFHNIADPPGTAFNYESLDPKNAGQYCNLVVARRAPANHKTT
- a CDS encoding methyltransferase domain-containing protein; its protein translation is MEIESTLYDADLAQTLANRERLSANPNLMHWYGELYQEMFRQEPDIATNTVLEIGSGTSPLKRFLPNVITSDVLKLDYLDFVFDCHEIAGLPDIADHSVDVITMTNVLHHLKDPLAFLRGATRKLTKGGRVYATEPYLSWLSYPMYKLLHHEPVDFSIRRPVLDTVQGPLSTSNQAMPHMIFFQRPDWLAELADCYSLEKTRISYFTSLSYMVTGGISKKFPVPGWAYKPYFKLDRAIGVALPKVFASFFTVRLTSKEEV
- a CDS encoding glycosyltransferase family 2 protein produces the protein MRDYFYSQLRKYIGLFVLGQNSVVEIDPTTPLLIGKFPQGKITFRSITQPTEPVKEFDEHKVVKIEEVADTKPDYLVISGLIHYERDIQSMFAQARALCSPETRLVLTYYSSMWRPLATLASKLGLRRRVPESNWLAHEDVENLLTLEDFELIRLDQKILIPVYIPLISGFVNRCLAPLPLFRTLCLLNIAIARPVGDAASKTEPSVSIVVPARNEAGNIEDIVKRLPVMGPDDELIFVEGNSTDATWKAIQEAQQRYGGERTILIAQQDGKGKGDAVRKGFSLATKEVLMILDADMTVPPEDLPKFYNAIKDGKGEFINGTRLVYPMEKEAMRFFNLLGNKFFALAFSFVLGQRYKDTLCGTKVISRSNYLKLQANRSYFGDFDPFGDFDLIFGAARMGLKIVEVPIGYRERLYGETNISRWRHGSILLAMLAFAARRIKFL